A section of the Nitrospira sp. genome encodes:
- a CDS encoding lipid-binding SYLF domain-containing protein, producing the protein MLPVQALIVNRFRQPVRVVFALWMGLCLLTGWGSLLFPVTARGADLTDLEEVVDNARLTFAQFSGNPDLAWLRKNLKDARGVLILPRVLQAGYFVGAALGSGVLLLHDERTGEWSDPAFYTVTAGSFGLQIGLKRSQVVALIMTKKGIDSMIGSKFMLGGDLNLTVGPVGRGLTGGVTPTLTADVVAYARSEGAYGGISLRGLILSPDDGWNELYFGRPMNASEILLNASSVRHWYSARLRAAVTSAQMEDP; encoded by the coding sequence ATGCTCCCTGTCCAAGCTCTTATCGTCAATCGGTTCAGGCAACCGGTGCGCGTGGTCTTCGCGCTCTGGATGGGACTGTGCCTGCTCACGGGATGGGGATCTCTTCTGTTTCCAGTCACGGCGCGGGGAGCGGATTTGACCGATCTGGAAGAAGTCGTCGATAACGCCCGCCTGACGTTTGCCCAGTTCTCCGGCAATCCGGACCTGGCATGGCTGCGCAAGAATTTGAAGGATGCGAGGGGGGTGCTGATCCTTCCTCGTGTTTTGCAGGCAGGCTATTTTGTCGGTGCTGCGCTCGGCTCCGGGGTGTTGCTGCTCCACGATGAGCGCACGGGCGAATGGAGCGATCCGGCGTTCTACACGGTGACGGCGGGAAGTTTCGGGCTGCAGATCGGTCTGAAGCGATCCCAGGTTGTCGCCCTCATCATGACCAAGAAGGGGATCGACTCCATGATCGGTTCGAAATTCATGCTCGGCGGGGATCTCAACCTGACTGTCGGACCGGTGGGGAGGGGGCTGACAGGCGGGGTAACGCCGACCTTGACTGCCGACGTGGTCGCCTACGCCAGATCCGAAGGTGCGTACGGAGGCATCTCGCTGCGCGGATTGATCCTCTCTCCGGACGACGGCTGGAATGAGTTGTATTTCGGTCGACCGATGAACGCCTCGGAGATCCTCTTGAACGCGTCGTCGGTTCGGCACTGGTATTCGGCCCGACTGCGCGCGGCCGTGACGAGCGCGCAGATGGAAGATCCGTGA
- a CDS encoding patatin-like phospholipase family protein, giving the protein MQSRFDKFGKVIFVFCGGGCKAIIQAVAAAEFVDAGIMPSHIVSSSAGSCNALGFVEEPGSVGAQKTLRIWEDYITSPEAIYEVHPFFREKLARLLGVVPRATKGLVPGSAFHDVKRALRFFPLVFSLGLRMPFRAAGRAVSFIFRLMDTFESQQKSFRRLVQSPEILEAFDEMDKYFEFKRMKAFLDPFPLLARLGEQIDLQKVINSPVTWHIMTERYEDGATVVFSNRDADLVAATGGDAKTQKAVYDLFFKRIRASMALYPLFEMVEMDGYRYLDADLANPLPVEEAFGHGCDTVVMFLNVPANSVRIDPHPLRDLLELNDLLRLNERYIHHRLKEAQMRAKETGVNLFVVRPESIPPGLGLLDIDDKVIEYVKQHERLRMKDYLADLDVHNLRFSPPMS; this is encoded by the coding sequence ATGCAGAGCCGCTTCGATAAATTCGGGAAGGTCATCTTCGTGTTCTGCGGCGGAGGCTGCAAAGCCATCATACAGGCGGTGGCCGCCGCCGAGTTCGTCGACGCCGGCATCATGCCGAGCCACATCGTCAGTTCCTCCGCGGGAAGCTGTAATGCGCTCGGGTTCGTCGAGGAGCCTGGTTCTGTCGGAGCCCAGAAGACGTTGCGCATCTGGGAAGACTATATCACTTCGCCCGAGGCGATCTATGAAGTTCATCCGTTCTTTCGGGAGAAGCTGGCGCGCTTGTTGGGCGTGGTGCCCAGGGCGACGAAGGGGTTGGTTCCGGGATCCGCCTTTCACGATGTGAAGCGGGCGCTGCGGTTTTTCCCCTTGGTCTTCTCCCTGGGGTTGCGCATGCCGTTCCGGGCCGCCGGCCGCGCGGTCAGCTTCATCTTCCGGCTGATGGACACGTTCGAATCCCAGCAGAAATCGTTTCGACGTCTCGTGCAATCCCCGGAAATCTTGGAAGCCTTCGACGAGATGGACAAGTACTTCGAGTTCAAGCGGATGAAGGCTTTCCTCGATCCGTTCCCTCTCCTGGCGCGACTCGGTGAGCAGATCGATTTGCAGAAAGTAATCAACAGTCCCGTCACCTGGCACATCATGACCGAGCGGTACGAGGACGGGGCGACGGTGGTCTTTTCCAATCGAGACGCCGATCTGGTTGCGGCGACGGGCGGGGATGCCAAGACGCAGAAAGCCGTCTACGATCTGTTTTTTAAGCGGATTCGCGCGTCCATGGCCCTGTATCCGTTGTTCGAGATGGTCGAGATGGACGGCTATCGTTATCTTGACGCCGATCTCGCCAATCCGCTCCCGGTCGAAGAAGCCTTCGGTCATGGTTGCGATACCGTTGTGATGTTTCTCAACGTGCCGGCCAACAGCGTCCGTATCGATCCTCACCCACTGCGCGACCTGTTGGAGCTCAACGATCTCCTGCGGCTGAACGAGCGCTATATTCACCACCGTCTCAAGGAGGCCCAGATGAGGGCCAAGGAGACGGGGGTCAACCTGTTCGTCGTTCGACCGGAATCTATTCCGCCCGGTCTTGGGTTGCTGGACATCGACGACAAGGTGATTGAATACGTCAAGCAGCACGAGCGACTGCGAATGAAAGACTATCTCGCCGATCTGGATGTGCACAATCTGAGGTTTTCCCCACCTATGAGTTGA
- a CDS encoding long-chain fatty acid--CoA ligase, translating into MPERLWMSHYPQGVPPQIPLISETLLDVLSGSARRFSRRPALYFFGKTISYHDCQVLVEKFACGLAALGLRKGDRVALCLPNCPQAVIAYFGILRAGGIVVACNPTYTEHELSHQLQDAGARAIVVLDQMYQKIRHLDLELVIVTSITDFMTTVARYLYHHRNGRHAVEIPTGGTTRVFHDVLNLTDVEPARLPAVVPEDIAVLQYTGGITGLSKGAELRHRNLTANIRQLISWFAPAERVESFLAALPLFHVFGMTVTQNICLAVGGCMILVPDPRNMSVLLTLLRKKQPTVITLVPAFVRKLLEQCDANDFISTKFVICGGAALPYELLKKFREQTGHLIVEGYGLSEASPVTHCNIPRGLSVKRSIGLPVPNTDARIVDEAGRDVPEGEIGELWVRGPQVMERYWNNPMETANAVKPGGWLATGDMAKTDQDGFFYIVDRKKDMILSNSGFNVYPAEVERALQLHPLVQDAAVIGVQAGDGGESIKAFVVPKTAALTAEDLLTHCRHYLAAYKVPRKIEFRSELPRSILGKMLHRVLRVEERARLQPNS; encoded by the coding sequence ATGCCTGAACGCCTCTGGATGTCGCATTATCCGCAGGGAGTTCCGCCGCAGATTCCGTTGATCTCTGAGACACTCCTGGACGTGCTGTCCGGCAGCGCGCGGCGGTTTTCTCGCAGGCCGGCGCTCTATTTTTTCGGCAAGACCATTTCGTATCATGATTGTCAGGTACTCGTAGAGAAGTTCGCCTGCGGCCTTGCGGCGTTGGGGCTGCGTAAGGGAGACCGGGTGGCCTTGTGTCTGCCCAACTGTCCGCAGGCCGTCATCGCCTACTTCGGCATTCTGCGGGCGGGCGGGATCGTCGTGGCCTGCAATCCCACCTATACGGAGCACGAGCTGTCCCACCAGTTGCAGGATGCCGGGGCCAGGGCCATCGTCGTGCTCGACCAGATGTACCAGAAGATCCGACACCTCGACCTCGAGCTGGTCATCGTCACGTCCATCACGGATTTCATGACCACCGTCGCGCGATATCTCTACCACCATCGAAACGGCCGTCACGCGGTCGAGATCCCGACGGGAGGGACGACGAGAGTGTTTCATGACGTCTTGAACCTGACGGACGTCGAACCGGCGCGGCTGCCGGCGGTGGTGCCAGAGGACATCGCCGTCCTGCAATACACGGGCGGGATCACGGGCCTCTCCAAGGGGGCGGAGCTGCGTCATCGAAATCTGACGGCCAATATTCGCCAGCTGATCAGCTGGTTTGCGCCGGCCGAACGAGTCGAGAGCTTCCTGGCGGCGCTCCCGCTCTTCCACGTGTTCGGCATGACGGTCACGCAGAACATCTGTCTCGCGGTCGGCGGATGCATGATTCTGGTTCCTGATCCGCGCAACATGTCGGTGCTGCTCACCCTCCTCCGCAAGAAGCAGCCGACGGTGATCACGCTGGTGCCTGCATTCGTGAGAAAGCTGCTCGAACAGTGCGATGCGAACGATTTTATCTCCACGAAGTTCGTGATCTGCGGCGGCGCGGCGCTGCCGTACGAGCTGCTGAAGAAATTCAGGGAGCAGACGGGTCATCTGATCGTCGAAGGATACGGGCTGTCCGAGGCATCGCCCGTGACGCATTGCAACATTCCGCGAGGCTTGTCGGTGAAGCGGTCCATCGGCTTGCCCGTCCCCAACACTGACGCGAGAATCGTGGACGAGGCCGGCCGCGACGTGCCCGAAGGGGAGATCGGCGAGTTGTGGGTCCGCGGACCGCAAGTGATGGAACGGTATTGGAATAATCCGATGGAAACCGCCAATGCCGTCAAACCCGGCGGGTGGCTGGCCACGGGGGACATGGCGAAGACCGACCAAGACGGGTTCTTCTACATCGTGGACCGCAAGAAGGACATGATCCTCTCGAATTCTGGCTTCAACGTGTACCCGGCCGAGGTCGAGCGGGCGTTACAGCTCCATCCTCTCGTGCAGGACGCCGCCGTCATCGGAGTGCAGGCGGGAGATGGAGGCGAATCGATCAAGGCGTTCGTGGTGCCGAAGACCGCAGCCCTGACGGCCGAGGATCTCTTGACTCATTGCCGGCATTATCTGGCGGCGTACAAAGTACCGAGGAAGATCGAGTTTCGCAGCGAACTGCCCCGGTCCATCCTGGGGAAGATGCTGCATCGGGTGCTCCGAGTGGAGGAACGGGCTCGACTGCAGCCGAACAGCTAG
- a CDS encoding NAD(P)/FAD-dependent oxidoreductase, with amino-acid sequence MDAYDVCIVGAGVVGCAVARELATRAANRPLRILVVEERRGAGEETSSRNSGVLHSGIHEHPATLKGRLARDGSRLAVSYAVARGIPLLRSGMVIAVTWEDIRRGLWRDIAMLRRLWVNARRSRLPVSFVTPRGLREWEPHLQACGAIVIPSICVIDPAAWVSALKADAEAAGVTFAFEHRVVGIDPEDDGYLVSTDRQRIRTAGLINAAGLHADEVASFLSGRISYTIRPLRGEYYEIVAAEKKGLIGRLVYPALPPGAAGKGIHFSPRPNGRLFIGPNEVAVQDKADYVSNPTPPSLFITAVQKFLPSLEERDLRWAYSGIRPSVMTQDGRKPDFIVAVDREKPPFVNLIGIESPGLSAAMALAQHVVNLPCIRARWALSGTAGPA; translated from the coding sequence ATGGACGCCTATGACGTCTGCATCGTCGGTGCCGGCGTCGTCGGCTGCGCGGTGGCACGAGAGCTCGCCACGCGCGCCGCGAACCGTCCGCTGCGCATCCTCGTCGTCGAAGAGCGCCGCGGGGCTGGAGAAGAAACCAGCTCACGCAACAGCGGCGTCCTCCACAGCGGCATCCACGAACATCCGGCCACGTTGAAGGGGCGGTTGGCACGGGACGGCAGCCGGTTGGCGGTCTCGTACGCCGTCGCACGCGGCATTCCGTTGCTCCGTTCCGGGATGGTCATTGCCGTAACCTGGGAAGACATCCGGCGCGGTCTCTGGCGGGACATCGCCATGCTGCGGAGGCTGTGGGTCAACGCCCGGCGCAGCCGCCTGCCGGTCTCGTTCGTGACGCCGAGAGGTCTGCGCGAGTGGGAGCCCCATCTCCAGGCCTGCGGGGCCATCGTTATTCCAAGCATCTGCGTGATCGATCCGGCGGCCTGGGTGTCGGCGCTCAAGGCTGACGCGGAAGCGGCGGGGGTCACGTTCGCCTTCGAACACCGGGTCGTCGGCATCGATCCCGAGGACGACGGATACCTGGTCTCGACCGATCGACAGAGGATCCGAACCGCCGGGCTGATCAATGCGGCAGGCCTCCATGCCGACGAGGTGGCCTCGTTCCTCTCAGGAAGGATCTCGTACACGATCCGTCCCCTCCGCGGCGAATATTATGAGATTGTCGCTGCCGAGAAGAAAGGCCTCATCGGACGGCTGGTGTATCCGGCATTGCCTCCCGGCGCGGCCGGCAAGGGCATTCATTTCAGCCCGAGGCCGAACGGGCGATTGTTCATCGGACCGAACGAAGTCGCCGTGCAGGACAAAGCCGACTATGTTTCGAACCCCACCCCTCCGAGCCTGTTTATTACGGCGGTGCAGAAGTTCCTTCCCTCCCTCGAAGAGCGCGATCTTCGCTGGGCCTATTCCGGAATCAGACCCTCGGTCATGACGCAAGACGGGCGCAAGCCCGATTTCATCGTCGCCGTCGACAGGGAGAAGCCGCCTTTCGTCAACCTGATCGGCATCGAATCCCCGGGACTGTCGGCCGCCATGGCCCTCGCGCAGCACGTCGTCAACCTCCCTTGCATCAGAGCCCGCTGGGCTCTGTCCGGTACCGCCGGACCGGCCTAG